A window of Chelmon rostratus isolate fCheRos1 chromosome 18, fCheRos1.pri, whole genome shotgun sequence genomic DNA:
TGCGCACTAGCTCCATACTGCAGAGAGGAATCCTGCAGCTGTCAAGAATGTAGAGGAGTGTGTTGTAATTAAACGGAGTGTTTCTGCGCTCTCTCCGTGCAGATCTACAGGTCTTGAGGTAATTTCTTCAAAGCGATGAAGGATTCTGTCTAATCCGTTGACATACTTTAAGTATCGTTCCTCGGGTCGCTTCTCGTCATGGCCTCTTTAACCGTCAGCTCAGCGGCTCGGAGCGTCGACAAGCATCGGAAGTCCTTCTCGCTGCTGTTCTACCGGGCTGTGCGTGACCTGAAGCCGGTCTGGATGCTGGAAGACATGCGGACGATGGAGGCTTTTTACCAGGAGGAGGACGTAAGCCAGAGAATGTACACACCGTCAGAGGCGCTGCTGTACGCTATAGTTCACGATCACCAGGCGTATGCCCACTACCTGCTTAGCCGGTACACCGACGAAGCGCTAGCAAAGCCTGGGGAGCGCTTCTGCTGCTGCCCGTCCTCCGCCCCACACCTGTCCATGGCTGTGCGCTACGACAGGCGCTGCATTCTCGGCTTCATCTTACAGGAGACTCACCGGGTACCCAGCGCGTCCGCCTGCACGGACCGAGCCGGCTGCTTTCACATGGAGGACGGCAGAACCCCTTTACATCTGGCCTGTGAGCTCCTGCGGCCCGAGGCGGTCATCATGCTGCTGGGGAACGGAGCGTCCCCGCACGCCCTGGACCACAACGGCCTGACCCCGCT
This region includes:
- the zgc:112001 gene encoding ankyrin repeat domain-containing protein 9 gives rise to the protein MASLTVSSAARSVDKHRKSFSLLFYRAVRDLKPVWMLEDMRTMEAFYQEEDVSQRMYTPSEALLYAIVHDHQAYAHYLLSRYTDEALAKPGERFCCCPSSAPHLSMAVRYDRRCILGFILQETHRVPSASACTDRAGCFHMEDGRTPLHLACELLRPEAVIMLLGNGASPHALDHNGLTPLDVTLEKLRDSKQVSGGEKRQCLDNLLMFMPKVHFKMKAALATEPDCWSEVLGEETYRYLAGRSPAPLLLIAMQTILKQLSPATFPDSLHELPIPPSLKPPGLPATQRDRQRVV